The following are encoded together in the Cynocephalus volans isolate mCynVol1 chromosome 4, mCynVol1.pri, whole genome shotgun sequence genome:
- the LOC134375783 gene encoding olfactory receptor 2C3: MMGIANVSSPEVFVLLGFSAWPSLEPILFLLVLGFYVLSVLGNGIIIVVSCVDVHLHTPMYFFLANLSFLDISFTTSIVPQFLVNLWGPQKTISYGGCVVQFYISHWLGATECVLLAVMSYDRYAAVCRPLHYTVIMHPQLCLGLAFVSWLAGLTTSVVGSTLTMLLPLCGNNHIDHFFCEMPLIMQLACVDTSLNEVEMYLASFIFVVLPLGLILASYGHIAWAVLKIKSAEGQRKAFNTCSSHVAVVSLLYGSIIFMYLQPTKSNSHEQGKFIALFYTVVTPMLNPLIYTLRNKDVKSALRHIVLENCCGFAGKWGQI, from the coding sequence ATGATGGGAATAGCCAATGTAAGTTCTCCAGAAGTCTTTGTACTGCTGGGCTTCTCTGCATGGCCCTCACTAGAGCCCATCCTCTTCCTCCTTGTCTTGGGGTTTTATGTGCTATCTGTCTTGGGCAATGGCATCATCATTGTGGTCTCTTGTGTGGACGTGCACCTCCACACACCCATGTACTTCTTTCTTGCCAACCTCTCCTTCCTGGACATTAGCTTCACCACGAGCATTGTCCCGCAATTCCTGGTCAACCTCTGGGGGCCACAGAAAACCATAAGCTATGGAGGGTGTGTGGTCCAGTTCTACATCTCCCATTGGCTGGGAGCCACCGAGTGTGTCCTCCTGGCTGTCATGTCCTATGACCGCTATGCTGCTGTCTGCAGGCCACTCCACTATACTGTCATTATGCATCCGCAGCTCTGCCTCGGCCTGGCCTTTGTCTCATGGCTGGCAGGTCTGACCACCAGCGTGGTGGGCTCCACGCTCACCATGCTCCTACCACTGTGTGGGAACAATCACATCGACCACTTCTTTTGTGAGATGCCCCTCATAATGCAACTGGCTTGTGTGGACACCAGCCTCAATGAGGTGGAGATGTACCTGGCCAGTTTTATCTTTGTTGTCTTGCCTCTGGGGCTCATCCTAGCCTCATATGGCCACATTGCCTGGGCTGTGTTGAAGATCAAGTCAGCAGAAGGGCAGAGAAAGGCATTCAACACCTGCTCTTCCCACGTGGCAGTCGTGTCCCTGCTTTATGGGAGCATAATCTTCATGTATCTCCAGCCCACCAAGAGCAACTCTCACGAGCAGGGCAAGTTCATAGCTCTCTTCTACACCGTAGTCACCCCCATGCTGAATCCACTTATCTACACCCTGAGGAACAAGGATGTGAAGAGCGCCCTCAGACACATTGTATTAGAGAACTGCTGTGGCTTTGCAGGGAAATGGGGACAAATTTAG